CCAGGATAAGCTTCCTTGGTGCAAGGTGTTTGCTAATAGAATTATCTTGCTTCACAAGAGTTGATTTGAAACAAATTCTTCCACAAGTTTTCTGGTTCTACAGAATACCAAATTTCTCAGTAACCTATTTTCATTTTTAccaatatttttttcttgctgaaaatgACTGGTTTTAGAATTTTCAAACCCTGCTTTAATAAATATGACAACCAAATACTGTCATAGTCATATCATGACTTCATCTCAAATTGAACTTTATTTGACAACTATTGGTAGAACTCATCCTAACCATCCGAAATCCTAACTCATACTATTATTGATGAGAAGAGCGATGATAAGAAATAAGGACTAACATAGATGTAGAGTGACATCGCTCAACAAATACGTTAACGCCTACGCAAATGCTTTCGTCATTGCTCTTATCATCCACAATAATCACTTGTGACCCATAGCGATGGTGTCATCTACCACCATTAATATCTTCTATTATtatcaactaaaatattaaaattatctttttatatatttttttcatgttttcgataaaatcgatgatgttaGGGTAAATGAATatagatatttcacttttgtaactataaaaattttaatataatatttttaaatctaaaaattataaTACTAATGACAcctaactaaataaaaaaatttataattaatccttACTCACCATCTACGGATCCAACCACTTCTTACTCGTCGTCTTGTCTTAAAAAGTCTTGCCCACCAAGTCCAAATATATGACAGATTACCTGTTCTATTCTCACCCGTGACATTGGAAAAATCTAAAGCTACAGAAGAACGAGGTCACTATGTACCCATTTCTTTAATCGAACTACTTGTCCAAAAGACAGTACCAAAAGTTCAAACAACCGCATCATTGACGCAACTGATTTGACATTTGGGACTCCCTAACCAAAAACAGGTAGGAGAGGAAACATAACACACGTACGTCGGAAAAACGGAACAGATGTGGAGTAAGAGTCTAGATGGAGAAATCCACACCTTCTGAAGGCTCTCCGAATTCAATGTCGGTGAacgtaaataaaaaaaatccacaatataagaaaaaagagaagaaaaaattgatCGATTCGttaaaaaccaaagaaaatcaaAGAACTAAGTGTTTTAAGAGTTACGTCGTGTGTTTTGCTGTGATAGAAGCTGGGCTCATGACGGCAGACGAGGAGATCGATGGCTTTCATGTTCTTGATTTCATGGTTGACGAAGTAATGAAAAGAATCGATGGGTTGCTTCACCAGCCCTCGCACCTGCACCCAAGAACCATCCACCACGAGACCTTTTCAAGCATCTCCCAACGGAAAGACCAAAGATCGAACCAAGATCAAGATCGAGGGAAGGTTTTGCACCCTCGAGACGGAAGATCGAACCAATATCAAGATCGAGGGAAAGTTGTGTACCCCCAAGAAGGCGGCGCGGAGCTGGATCTTGTCGATGGCTGATTTGACGGGCGCCGCGAGGGATTTGGTGGTCACAACCGAGCTGCGAAAGGAGAAAGATGGATCCTAAGATCGAACTAGGGCAATCAacgttcttctttcttgtttcttgaaagagaTCGAATTAGTGGAAGCTCCATTTGAGGCGATGGAATTGCCCTCTCGTCGGACGATCTCCGTCGCGCTGTCTCGATCGCTCAACGAAGAGATGCATCGTCGCCCGAGGGAAATAACCGACAGGGGGCCGGCGCGTGCTACTTATAGAGCGAGAAGGATCGCGTCAAGAATTGTGCGCGTAGGATCAGATGAGGAACGTGGCTGATGGACGGTTCTCGAAAGCGTGCAAAGGACTGCGGCCTCAAGCGTGCGAAGGGCGGTCCGTTCGAAAATTCGACTCCAAAACCACACTGCGTAGTCCCCTAAGCTTTACGATTCGTGCGAGGCTGATGCCCGACCGGTCGAGCAGCATGGGtagaaccgaaccgaaccgaaccgaaccgaagCGAACCGAACCAGTCGAGGTTGGATCCCAAACCCATGGAATTAAGGCCTGGTCCAATAGAAAACTTCACTGCTTACCAATTGAAATGGAAAATAGAGGCAATATTTCACGATTTTAGTGGAATACTCTCAAAAACCTCACTGAAGGAACACAAGGATTCTAGGGAAATCCTTGTATCAAACAATACTCTAAGGATTTAAGTTCTAATGGTGGAAAAGATATCATATCATCGAGGCAATGACGCAGAGTTTTCTGTGGCCAAACACTGCCAATCCATGCAGAGTATCTGATAACTCATGAACCAATTTTCTGCAATTATTATCAATTGCTAAATGAGAGATACATGTAATCCTTCAAACTGGAGAAAATACATTCAAAGGATCATGCTAGCAATCATTCGAATTATCTTCAATGATAAATCAGTGATATCTGAAAGACTTCACTATAACTTACAAGAGGAACTCAGACCAAGAAACACCATGCACAACCCACCAATTTGCAAAATCACTGACAAACTCTGTTGTTATGATGCATCAATTTTAGCCAAGAATTATTCACCtaaaaataagatatatatataaaggccaaAAATGCCTCACAGTTGCGAAATTAAGAATTTATTCGGCATTTGCAAATATGCATATGCTAATACTGTGATCACCAGCATATGCATGTATCTAAGAGCTGGCACCATAAACCCTAATCCTCTCCTCAATCCTGACATTGCAGCAAGGGCAACTACCCTTGCCCTTCTTCTCATGGTCCTCATTGCAACATGCACATACAACCTGATGAGAACATGGTAAGAAGACGACTGAAACTTCATCCTTCTTGCAGATCATGCATGCCCTGCAGCGGTTGAGTTTGTTAGATGAGTCTTGTGGTTTACTGAACCCAGTGGGTGCTTTCACATTGGCCTCTTTAGGTGCCTTAACATCTGCATTTGTTGTCCTCAAAGAATTTGCCGGTGGAGTGATCACCACAGTTGATCCTGCAGTTGCCTTGAGACGAGCAAGCTCTTCCTCAAGCCTCTGAATATCGTCCTTGTGGCGTTGATAATCTATTTCTATTTTTCGTCGCAGTGCTTCATGTCTTCTGCTGGCGTTGACCTTAGCAGCTTCCTTGGCTTGACGTTCTTCCTCAGCCAGCACAATGGCTTGTTCTTTGGCCTTTAtttcttgcttccatttcatctGCATGTTAGAAAGTACTTGATATGTGAAATTTCAGCCAAGTGGGGTATCAAATGATAAGCACATCATGTCAAACTACTGGCATATCAGCTAAGCTAAAAATCAAATGCATTTAACTCAAAACTACAACTGAACGAAAAGAACTGTAAAAAAATACCCATTAATCAGCCATGACCTTGGAGAATGGTATCTCTTGGTTTCAAAATTATTGCAGATGCAAAGGGGTTCATTTCAACCACCAAAATGTATTCTGTCAGTTGCTGCATGCTACGTACGGGTAGAAAGGTACTCATGATTACCATATTTAAGCTAGGGATGCAGAAGATGATAGGGTATTATAACAGAAGCAATTTAGTCCAAAGCATGGTTCTGTGAAGTTTGACGCTGGAGATTTAGTACTTTTTAAGTATATCATATGTTCTTTTTCAATGTTGGATGTGTTAAATCAACTGTAGAGGTTTGCCCTCATGCAGAGGATCTTTTGAAAAATGAAAATGTACACCACATTCAGATCTGGAATAGAACTCTCAGCTGttccaaaaacacaaaaaaagaaaaagattaaagGAATTAGAGTGGATGCAGTGAGTGTGCTCTCTACCTATGATGTCAGTTGTCCAAGACTTAGCATGTCGTCATTGTTGATGAGCTTACTTTGGGTAAATGGGACTGTGGAATGTGGACAAGAACAAATGTACAGTaaataatagaaaaatgaatAATCAATCTTGGAACCCGTGTCCAAACATGGGCAGGAAAACAAAAGTTGGACTGACAGATGCAGATGACTCGATAGGACTTGCAATTGCTAACCTCATTGATATGTACCATTAGGATGAGAAAATTTTCACATTCCTTGTGAAAGCCCACTTACCTTCTTCTGCGTAGAAATTGTTGGAATCATATTAATCTGACAAACCCAACCTGGACTTTTGTTGACATCTGCTAAGTACATTGGTATAGAGCTGGAGTGGTTCTTGACGGATGGGGTATTGAAGCAGAAATAGCTATGGGGTACTTGAATATGGAGGAATTAAAAGTAAGATACCTGAGAGATGCACATATGCTCAAAGACACTTTGGCATTTGATTAATGACCATTCTCGTATTAAATGTATGGTTGAAGAAGTATGTGAAATCCAAAGAGAAATCCAATTTGTTGCAGGCACTGAATATTGCAACCTTGGGATGACTCTAATGCGGATGATATATAAAtacagaaaggaaaagaaaggagggTGGCGAGGGTTGCAGGACCTTACTTTTATCCTCTTCCTACTATTTTGTGCTCCTATTCACCTTCTAAGTTGAAACTCTGATGGGATGGAGTTTAATTCCAATCAAATGGAGGGTGAGTATTGATTCTTACTTGAGGTCATACGAGAAATTCACTCAAAAGGATAGCAAATAAGAACTTGAGATTAATTGTGAttgaatttttatataatttctaAAGAGAATAAGAAGCACTATTCATGCTCCTCTTTCCCCTCCATATATTCTTTTCATACCACGGCAGACATAGAACATCACAACAATGGTACAACGGTAAAAAAATGGTAATGTGACTATCACATCAACTACCAAAAATACAGTAGTAGAAACCTCTCCTATGTGGCTACAAGGCAGCAGAAAATTCAGGCAAAATCATACCTGTATAAATTGGTTATACATCAACTACCATGAAATCATGAACTATGCTGCCAACCCTAAATTTATATTCTAATGAAGGAGGagaaacatattaaaataaggaaaaaaatgaTAATCAGATAGCAAACTGTAAGATGAAAAGGATTAGTTCACAACAGCAACCTGGAGATGAGATTTTTCATATGATTAATATAATGACTGGATAATACATCCTATACACCAAAGAATGTGTCGTGGCCTTTAAGTGATAATTTCATACCTTATGCCTTGGTGTTTTTCTAGTTAATTTCTCATAACAATGATATCTGTTTTTAAGTTTCTGCAGCTGTGCTATTTTCTCTCTCACGGTCTTAGTGCCTCAATTTAATCCAAGAAACCTTCAATCTTTTCATTATGGATTGATTACACTTAGTGCCTTTTGGTAAGGAAAATAACTCATGATTCAAGCCTCTTGTTTCAAGGCAGCAGCCAGATCATTGGCACTGCAAAAGACAAACTCCAAGTGCCACAACACCCTCCAGGGCCTCAACCTATGTATAACATGGTGAATGCTCAAGCACATCACAAAAAATCCTCTCATCAACTTAACTTCTGTTTCAATAGAGCATTCTAATATGTTGTGATCCTAATAAAAAAAATGGATTTGGCCTCCATCTTCAACATGTAAGAAGCCAATACCTAATTCATGAAACAGCAATAAGATACTATTGAATGGCATATAATCAGAAGATACTCGACGCAGTCTATGAGATGCAAGAAACGGATAGTTTTCCGGACTACCTCATATTCCTTTGTTGCAGCCCGGACTTCATCCAACTGTTGCTGCATCTGCACGATCTTCTTCTTCTCCGAAGAAATTTCCCCCAGCATCTTCTCCCTCTGCTTCTCCCAAGCTACCAGTTTTTTAAGGCATTTCTTCTCCCTCCTTGACACTTCGGTGCATGTCCTTTCAGACTCTGATGCGCTCAGCTTGGAAGCCTCTATTTCAGCTCTTATCTCTGCGTTCTCTGTTTCTAGCTGCCGGACCACAGCATTTGCTCGGTCCACCTGCCCACTCACCTTCTTTAGTGCATTCTCCATCTCAGACAATCGTTTCATAGTTGTGTCCTCCAATGCCTGCTTCCCATTCTTCAGACGCTGGTTTTCCTCCCTTTCCATcctcagcaccttcagctccgttAGGTCATTGCTCAGCTTGCGAGCAGCCTGCAATGCTTTCTGCTGAGCCCACTCTTGGCGCTCCTTCACCTGAGCCTCGAGGTCCCGAATTTGGCGAATGACATCCAAGATCATCTCTTTTTTTGGATCCTCCACGCCGTTGTCCTCTAGGCTCATGCCTTCCAAAGCCTTGAGCACAGAATTCACGACACCAGTGTCCAGGGAGCCATTCTCCACTCTATCGCGAGCAGAAGCAATATACTCCTTCAGTTGTTCATCCTCTGAAGCCAAATCAGAGGCCGCTGGACGTGCAGGTGGCTTTATGAAAGGGCGAAAACCTGAAGCAGTAGGAAATGTGGAGGCAGGACGCCTCGGGGCGGGTTTCATAGAAGGCTGGATTGGATCAGCAGCATTACCATTGCTGACGGAAGCGGCAGCCGTGACGGTGGCCGCATGAAACTTGCAAAGATTAACAGCAGGAGTAAACTCGCCGATAGCACCGCCAGCAGTGGTGGGGACAGCGACAGGGGCCAAGGGAGGGGCGGTGGAGGGGTAGGCGGCGGCAGACGGTACCGGGATCTCTATGGTGCTAGCGCGGCCGACGTGCAGGTCGCTCATCAATAGGCACCACATGGCATCACCACGAGTGAGATTGGGGCGCACCTGAAGGAGGAGGCAGACCATCTCGGCGAGGGAATACTCCTGGAGGTGGCGGAGATCGGCGAACCCGTTCCCGGGCACGGCTGCGACGGCAGAGGGATCCTGGTGGGCCgcccgcggcggcggcggagggggagCGGTGAGATGGGCCACGGCATTCTGGACGATGTTTGAGACAACATCCGACGACCCGTAGCAGCGGCCATTGCAGAGGACAGCGCGGAGCGCGGCCTCCTCGTCGTAGCCCATCGACACGACCCGCGCGATGGCCTCTCTGTAGAAGAAGTCGAGGTTCTTGAGGAGGAGTTCCTCCAGTTGCTCCTCCGTGCAGCAGCCCCATCCGCCGTCGTCATCGTAGCCGCCCGggatagggttagggttggggctgGCGGAGCAATGGTGGGGATCCGGATCAGCCGAGGGAGCAGCAGGGTGAGCGGGGAAGGAAGGGGCGGGCGCGGAGGCAGCGGACTCCGGCGCGTGCTTGGGGGCGCGGCGAGCCTTCCGGCCGCCACGCACCGATTTATCC
This DNA window, taken from Musa acuminata AAA Group cultivar baxijiao chromosome BXJ3-7, Cavendish_Baxijiao_AAA, whole genome shotgun sequence, encodes the following:
- the LOC135642147 gene encoding MND1-interacting protein 1-like, with translation MSPTIIPQSSRTQSLPDPNTDRAPPSLMGSNARDKSVRGGRKARRAPKHAPESAASAPAPSFPAHPAAPSADPDPHHCSASPNPNPIPGGYDDDGGWGCCTEEQLEELLLKNLDFFYREAIARVVSMGYDEEAALRAVLCNGRCYGSSDVVSNIVQNAVAHLTAPPPPPPRAAHQDPSAVAAVPGNGFADLRHLQEYSLAEMVCLLLQVRPNLTRGDAMWCLLMSDLHVGRASTIEIPVPSAAAYPSTAPPLAPVAVPTTAGGAIGEFTPAVNLCKFHAATVTAAASVSNGNAADPIQPSMKPAPRRPASTFPTASGFRPFIKPPARPAASDLASEDEQLKEYIASARDRVENGSLDTGVVNSVLKALEGMSLEDNGVEDPKKEMILDVIRQIRDLEAQVKERQEWAQQKALQAARKLSNDLTELKVLRMEREENQRLKNGKQALEDTTMKRLSEMENALKKVSGQVDRANAVVRQLETENAEIRAEIEASKLSASESERTCTEVSRREKKCLKKLVAWEKQREKMLGEISSEKKKIVQMQQQLDEVRAATKEYEMKWKQEIKAKEQAIVLAEEERQAKEAAKVNASRRHEALRRKIEIDYQRHKDDIQRLEEELARLKATAGSTVVITPPANSLRTTNADVKAPKEANVKAPTGFSKPQDSSNKLNRCRACMICKKDEVSVVFLPCSHQVVCACCNEDHEKKGKGSCPCCNVRIEERIRVYGASS